In Phlebotomus papatasi isolate M1 chromosome 1, Ppap_2.1, whole genome shotgun sequence, the following proteins share a genomic window:
- the LOC129799585 gene encoding probable peptidyl-tRNA hydrolase 2, whose amino-acid sequence MTLPEILDASSLVNGAAILLSFFAGYKYAQIVAERNGGSRKDEGCSQMDKESPIFRDNGEYKMILVVRNDLKMGKGKIAAQCGHAAVGAFQTAIRRIPSIVRRWENSGCAKIAVKVDSEEELMQIRRKADTLRLNTCLIRDAGRTQIEPNSKTVLAIGPAACQEVDQVTGHLKLL is encoded by the coding sequence ATGACGCTACCTGAGATACTCGATGCCTCATCTCTGGTCAACGGAGCTGCCATTCTCTTATCATTCTTTGCCGGCTACAAATACGCACAAATTGTTGCTGAGCGCAACGGTGGATCGAGGAAGGACGAAGGGTGCAGTCAAATGGACAAGGAGTCTCCGATATTCCGGGACAATGGCGAGTACAAGATGATTCTGGTGGTGCGGAATGATCTGAAGATGGGAAAGGGAAAGATAGCTGCACAGTGTGGACATGCAGCTGTTGGTGCCTTCCAGACAGCCATCAGACGAATTCCCAGCATCGTTCGCCGCTGGGAAAATTCCGGATGTGCCAAGATTGCCGTCAAGGTGGACAGTGAGGAGGAACTCATGCAAATCCGACGAAAAGCTGACACTCTGAGGCTCAATACATGCCTCATTCGTGATGCTGGACGCACACAAATTGAGCCAAATAGCAAGACAGTTCTGGCCATTGGACCAGCTGCATGCCAGGAAGTGGATCAAGTTACCGGGCATTTGAAATTGCTCTAA